In a single window of the Luteolibacter yonseiensis genome:
- a CDS encoding ABC transporter substrate-binding protein: MRRVLSITVFLTAISCLFLATGCRKGTTEVRRGMGFKEFVPVYNKHIAGFLLTQQETTRKELESVEANIANAAEGDAKATLEIRAAALKREMEKWAFRISLGDYFKFGDPSQIPTDLVWVNGLDQPEIGDPDAKKGGVIRRHFAKLSFPPTIRPFGPNANNGFRADMYDNIELPLVTLHPGTMKEIPGVASSWAVTPDGRTVFMKIDPEATYSDGLRVKALDVMLAVYVRVSDNVVNPFTKEFFRDTYAQITTYGEDVVAVTLPEPTVYTAFNAGAIVPANPKFYENYGPDYAERYQWLFPPTTGAYEVKPEGLVKGVSITQSRVKNWWAKDRKYYKYRFNPDEMVTVLVRDESKAFELFRAGEFDSYLILVPDIWYEKSEIPEVYDGYMEKTTYYNQYPRVPRGLYLNVTKPPLNDRNVRLGIQQAMNWQKVIDVLFRGDYTRLKSFNDGLGIFSDPSLSARPFSIEGARNAFREAGFTKEGNDGILMKPDGTRLSVSVSYQAMPLLDRMFAILREDAKACGFDLRLDGLEGTVFYKKIMQKQHEMNFSAWNTTPPIPEFFQFLHSSGAFDDKGNPKPQTNNFFVWSRPDTDILVDKVRYARDEEELRDSAWKVQKLIHDEAFFVPAYAVEFNRIDSWRWVRWPDSEETKMSPPVVYEPHEGYCFWIDEDIRRETLDAKRHGEKFPEVNRVIDAYRQQAAPSTP, from the coding sequence ATGCGCCGCGTCCTATCCATCACCGTTTTTCTGACAGCCATCTCGTGCCTCTTCCTGGCGACGGGCTGCCGCAAGGGGACGACAGAGGTCAGGCGCGGCATGGGCTTCAAGGAATTCGTGCCCGTTTACAACAAGCACATCGCCGGCTTCCTTCTCACCCAGCAGGAAACCACCCGCAAGGAGTTGGAAAGCGTCGAGGCAAACATCGCGAACGCCGCCGAAGGCGATGCGAAAGCCACTCTGGAAATCCGCGCCGCCGCTCTCAAACGGGAGATGGAAAAATGGGCGTTCCGGATCTCCCTGGGTGATTATTTCAAGTTCGGCGATCCTTCGCAGATCCCCACGGACCTGGTATGGGTGAACGGACTGGACCAGCCCGAGATCGGTGATCCGGACGCGAAGAAAGGCGGAGTGATCCGCAGGCACTTCGCCAAGCTCAGCTTCCCACCGACCATCCGGCCCTTCGGACCGAACGCGAACAACGGGTTCCGCGCGGACATGTATGACAACATCGAACTACCGCTCGTGACATTGCACCCCGGCACCATGAAGGAGATCCCCGGGGTGGCCAGCTCCTGGGCGGTGACTCCGGACGGACGCACCGTTTTCATGAAGATCGATCCCGAAGCCACCTACTCCGACGGACTCCGGGTGAAGGCGCTGGATGTCATGCTCGCGGTTTATGTCCGGGTTTCGGACAATGTGGTCAACCCGTTCACCAAGGAGTTTTTCCGCGACACCTACGCGCAGATCACGACCTACGGAGAAGATGTGGTCGCCGTCACGCTGCCCGAGCCCACGGTCTACACCGCGTTCAACGCCGGCGCCATTGTTCCGGCCAATCCGAAATTCTATGAAAATTACGGCCCCGACTACGCCGAGCGCTACCAGTGGCTGTTCCCGCCCACGACGGGAGCCTACGAGGTGAAGCCGGAGGGACTGGTCAAGGGCGTCTCCATCACCCAGAGCCGCGTGAAGAACTGGTGGGCGAAGGACCGCAAGTACTACAAATATCGTTTCAATCCCGACGAGATGGTCACGGTGCTCGTTCGTGACGAATCGAAGGCGTTCGAACTCTTCCGCGCGGGCGAGTTCGATTCCTATCTCATCCTGGTTCCGGACATCTGGTATGAGAAATCCGAAATCCCCGAAGTCTATGACGGCTACATGGAGAAAACCACCTACTACAACCAGTATCCCCGGGTGCCGCGCGGCCTTTACCTGAACGTCACGAAGCCGCCGCTCAACGACAGGAACGTCCGCCTCGGCATCCAGCAGGCGATGAACTGGCAGAAGGTCATCGACGTCCTGTTCCGCGGCGACTACACCCGGCTGAAATCCTTCAACGACGGCTTGGGAATCTTCAGCGATCCCTCCCTCAGCGCCCGCCCCTTCTCCATCGAGGGTGCGCGGAACGCATTCCGCGAGGCGGGTTTCACCAAGGAGGGTAACGACGGCATCCTCATGAAACCGGACGGCACCCGCCTGTCGGTATCGGTGAGCTATCAGGCGATGCCCCTGCTTGACCGGATGTTCGCCATTCTCCGGGAAGACGCGAAGGCCTGTGGATTCGATCTCCGTCTCGATGGACTGGAGGGCACGGTGTTTTACAAGAAGATCATGCAGAAACAGCACGAAATGAATTTTTCCGCATGGAACACCACCCCTCCCATCCCGGAGTTCTTCCAGTTCCTGCACTCGTCCGGAGCCTTCGACGACAAGGGCAATCCGAAACCGCAGACGAACAATTTCTTCGTCTGGTCGCGTCCGGACACCGACATCCTGGTCGACAAGGTGAGATATGCGCGTGATGAGGAGGAGCTCCGCGACAGCGCGTGGAAGGTTCAGAAACTCATCCATGACGAGGCCTTCTTCGTCCCTGCCTACGCCGTCGAGTTCAACCGCATCGACTCGTGGCGATGGGTCCGGTGGCCGGATTCGGAAGAGACGAAAATGAGTCCTCCCGTGGTCTATGAACCCCACGAAGGCTATTGCTTCTGGATCGATGAAGACATCCGCAGGGAAACGCTGGATGCCAAACGCCACGGGGAAAAGTTCCCGGAAGTCAACCGCGTGATCGACGCCTACCGCCAGCAAGCCGCGCCCAGCACCCCATGA
- a CDS encoding ABC transporter ATP-binding protein yields MTEKPENILEVDNLITSFETDRGMLRAVDHVSFNVPAGKTVGIVGESGCGKSVTAMSIIRLLPQPAGRILGGQIRFHGRDLVRASDAEIHKVRGGEIGVIFQEPMAALNPVHRIGRQVSEVFRIHKNLSKKDAWDAATEMLKLVKIPAPEQRMMDYPHHLSGGMRQRIVIAMALACRPSLLIADEPTTALDVTVQAQILDLMARLQAEMGMSAILITHDLGVIAESCDQVVVMYAGRVVEQASAGELFANPLHAYTKGLLSSIPTLDMPSKSRLNTIPGMVASLADLSHGCRFCQRMGRTAPVSRERPRFAEVSPGHWVETCPECTSNIEH; encoded by the coding sequence ATGACCGAGAAGCCGGAAAACATCCTCGAGGTGGACAACCTCATCACCTCCTTCGAGACCGACCGGGGCATGCTCCGCGCGGTTGACCACGTGTCATTCAACGTGCCCGCGGGAAAGACGGTCGGCATCGTCGGCGAATCCGGCTGTGGCAAAAGCGTGACCGCCATGTCGATCATCCGTCTGCTTCCCCAGCCCGCGGGAAGAATCCTCGGCGGGCAGATCCGTTTCCATGGCCGCGACCTGGTCCGCGCGAGCGACGCGGAGATCCACAAGGTCCGGGGCGGGGAGATCGGGGTGATTTTCCAGGAACCGATGGCGGCGCTCAATCCCGTGCACCGCATCGGACGACAGGTTTCCGAGGTGTTCCGCATTCACAAGAACCTGTCCAAAAAGGACGCCTGGGACGCCGCCACGGAAATGTTGAAGCTGGTGAAAATCCCCGCACCGGAACAGCGGATGATGGACTACCCGCACCACCTGTCCGGCGGCATGCGCCAGCGCATCGTCATCGCGATGGCGCTCGCCTGCCGTCCGTCGCTGCTCATCGCCGACGAGCCGACGACCGCGCTGGACGTCACCGTGCAGGCGCAGATCCTGGATCTCATGGCGAGGCTCCAGGCGGAGATGGGCATGTCCGCCATCCTCATCACGCACGATCTCGGGGTCATCGCCGAGAGTTGCGACCAGGTGGTCGTCATGTACGCGGGCCGTGTCGTCGAACAGGCAAGCGCCGGAGAACTTTTCGCCAATCCGCTCCACGCCTATACCAAGGGGCTCCTCAGCTCCATCCCCACGCTCGACATGCCATCCAAGTCCCGGTTGAACACCATTCCCGGCATGGTGGCCTCCCTTGCGGATCTTTCCCACGGCTGCCGCTTCTGCCAGCGCATGGGCCGCACCGCTCCGGTCTCCCGCGAGCGGCCGAGGTTTGCCGAAGTATCGCCCGGCCATTGGGTGGAGACGTGTCCCGAATGCACCTCGAACATCGAACATTGA